A region from the Triticum aestivum cultivar Chinese Spring chromosome 3D, IWGSC CS RefSeq v2.1, whole genome shotgun sequence genome encodes:
- the LOC123076351 gene encoding uncharacterized protein gives MSKDEARRRFFDFMTKVTQYEELVDAGKMFLVKFRQELEHFRRPMIPMESGAVSQLVKSNYTDRLKSYLEAGCHLQHQSIRNINQLQSCEEKLEDHINKAKVLIEELECLAEDVYSTTLIASLSILEASDCSDGDNNLPADCCEDEGQSVDPLDSAVSYSSVMILVHNMLKLDYSMQEKIVKALSLKTPSSELDGYCLMWDLRPYVDDNVMQLAWKFIS, from the exons ATGTCCAAGGACGAAGCTCGGCGCCGCTTCTTTGATTTCATGACCAA GGTTACGCAATATGAGGAGCTAGTTGATGCCGGAAAAATGTTTCTTGTAAAGTTTCGTCAGGAATTAG AGCATTTTCGAAGACCAATGATTCCCATGGAATCAGGTGCTGTCAGTCAGTTAGTCAAATCTAACTACACTGATCGACTGAAGTCCTATCTTGAAGCAGGCTGCCACCTTCAGCACCAAAGTATCCGGAATATTAACCAGT TACAGTCTTGCGAGGAGAAACTTGAGGACCATATAAATAAAG CTAAAGTTTTGATTGAAGAACTTGAATGCCTGGCCGAGGATGTTTATAGCACTACGCTAATAGCCAGCCTTAGTATCTTAGAAGCTTCAGATTGCTCTGATGGCGATAATAACCTGCCAGCAGATTGTTGTGAG GATGAAGGGCAGTCTGTGGATCCGCTGGACAGCGCAGTATCTTATTCGAGCGTTATGATTCTGGTTCACAATATGTTAAAGCTGGATTATTCGATGCAG GAGAAGATAGTCAAGGCACTGAGCCTTAAAACACCATCGTCGGAGCTAGATGGCTATTGTCTGATGTGGGATTTGCGGCCATATGTTGATGACAATGTGATGCAGCTTGCCTGGAAATTCATTTCGTAG
- the LOC123074892 gene encoding uncharacterized protein, whose translation MIQIGYSWGLSVPFFPKGDETPGIAKLPLSLRCIIHGQFRTRRTGGSYAEGSSQSSSICTRLDLGEQYVFRLLSPPALLQAPPSPVANATHPIPSHQRAHGPRPAMAGSTPPFLLLLLFVLVAAAAASEDRPRVTPTLIQCHPAQAQATANASSAKNATAASEDRPRVTPTLIQCHPAQAQATANASSAKNATAFRADVVSLLRALPSAAAPTGFASLRSDGVVGWDRAFARGLCFGYATPSQCRECLSVTARKLTDACGAHGRRTGVWTDGCFASYADANASSPNHDGFRARVISGADPLASASSAELQSLADLAGHMGPVAATNARMQVAADWTAAASDYKKKSTVHVLAQCARDRTLEECAWCVQYSARVAETCARSWCPRQSARAGDTCCWGLDAWRDGVAAAVVGFDCYLRFDVAVATATAAAPARVPLPQRLGKLSPKAFGILGGGLAVAASYVLI comes from the exons ATGATCCAAATTGGATACTCCTGGGGCTTATCTGTACCTTTTTTCCCAAAGGGTGATGAGACGCCCGGAATAGCAAAACTGCCACTGTCACTGCGATGCATCATCCATGGCCAGTTCCGGACTCGCCGTACCGGAGGAAGCTACGCGGAAGGCTCCAGCCAAAGCAGCTCTATTTGCACAAGGCTCGACCTTGGGGAACAATACGTGTTTCGTCTGCTCAGTCCTCCTGCGCTGCTACAAGCACCGCCATCGCCAGTTGCCAATGCCACCCATCCCATCCCATCCCACCAGCGCGCGCACGGGCCGAGACCGGCAATGGCGGGCTCGACgcctcccttcctcctcctcctcctcttcgtcctcgtcgccgCCGCGGCGGCCTCGGAGGATCGCCCGCGCGTCACCCCCACCTTGATCCAGTGCCACCCGGCGCAAGCGCAGGCAACCGCCAACGCCAGCAGCGCCAAGAACGCCACGGCGGCCTCGGAGGATCGCCCGCGCGTCACCCCCACCTTGATCCAGTGCCACCCGGCGCAAGCGCAGGCAACCGCCAACGCCAGCAGCGCCAAGAACGCCACGGCGTTCCGCGCCGACGTGGTCTCCCTCCTCCGCgccctcccctccgccgccgcgcccacgGGCTTCGCCTCCCTGCGGTCCGACGGAGTGGTCGGATGGGACCGCGCGTTCGCCCGTGGGCTCTGCTTCGGGTACGCCACGCCGTCCCAGTGCCGCGAGTGCCTGTCCGTCACGGCCAGGAAGCTCACCGACGCCTGCGGCGCCCACGGCCGGCGCACCGGCGTCTGGACGGACGGCTGCTTTGCGTCCTACGCCGACGCAAACGCCTCTTCGCCGAACCACGACGGATTCCGCGCGCGCGTCATCTCCGGCGCCGACCCTCTCGCCAGCGCCTCGTCGGCCGAGCTGCAGAGCCTCGCCGACCTGGCGGGGCACATGGGGCCGGTCGCGGCCACCAACGCGAGGATGCAGGTGGCCGCGGACTGGACCGCCGCGGCGAGCGACTACAAGAAGAAGAGCACGGTGCACGTGCTGGCGCAGTGCGCGCGGGACCGcacgttggaggagtgcgcctggTGCGTCCAGTACTCGGCGCGGGTGGCGGAGACCTGCGCGCGGTCCTGGTGCCCCCGGCAGTCGGCGCGGGCGGGGGACACCTGCTGCTGGGGCCTCGACGCGTGGCGCGATGGCGTGGCGGCCGCCGTCGTCGGCTTCGACTGCTACCTGCGCTTCGacgtcgccgtcgccaccgccaccgccgctgcgCCGGCGCGGGTGCCCCTGCCACAAAGGCTCG GGAAGTTGAGCCCCAAGGCGTTCGGTATACTCGGCGGCGGGCTGGCCGTGGCCGCTTCCTACGTGCTAATTTAG